Sequence from the Sphingobacteriaceae bacterium GW460-11-11-14-LB5 genome:
CTGTATTTCATATGAGCGTCACTCCTGCTTTCTGTTACAAGTCCTCGCTGCGCTGTGGGCTTTTCACGTCAATCAGGTTTAGGAAACAAAAAACAGTGCTTTAAACTTTCAGGAACAATAGTCTATTATAATGAAAAGATTTCTTTCACAATATTGCAACCCTAAATCTTAGTACAGACCGTGCCACCTAAACCCGTATTCTATGGTTTATGCAAATAAAAAGTTTTTTTTCTGAGAAGCATTACTTTAGATTTATGCAGCAGGCTCCAGGAGGTATGGCGTACCTCTTTTAACAGCAGCAAAAGCTCTGCTCAGTAGCTTATTTTTTATCACATTCAGTACACACATAGCGTTTTTTCCCTCAGCTTTTTTTCGATCATAGTATCGTTTGAATTCGTTATCTTTTTTTATCGTGTTTAGCGCACACATGGTCAGTAACGCCTTTAGTTTTTTATTGGCGAGGTTGCTTACCCGGTTTCTCCCTCGTATACTCGTCCCCGAGCTATGTGGAAATGGGACTATTCCACAATAGCTCGCAAACTTTCTGTAGTCTGAAAATGCAGCGAAGGCTTCAGTATGGATCAGGATAAACATAGCCGTCTGCTTTCCGATCCCATGCACGCTCTGCACAAGGCTGAACTGTTCGTTTAGTTCCTGGTCCTCTGTTATTAAGGCTGCCAACTCGATATCTACCTTTTTTATCCGTTCGGCGTAAAGGGCAAGCATTTCCTGGCTATCGGCTATGCAATAGCCAGCGTTCTCCCTATCAAATCCTTTAAGCTCTGAGCAAGTGCATTTAAAAGAGGTCTGGTGTCTTACCAACTGTTCGCGGTGTGCCAGCAGGTGTTTGAGTTTTGAGCTTGTTGCCGAAGGAAGGAGGTAAGGACGGGCTTTGTGCTGATTTGAAAAAGCATAGCTTGCGATTGCCTGTGCGTCAGCCTTATCAGATTTCCCCCGTTTAAGTCCAATGGAACGCTTAATGTGCAGCCCGTTTTCAACCCATATAGATAAATCATTTGCATGCATAAAGTTGGTTATGGGGCAGATATAAATACCTGTATGCTCGCAACAGAAAAGAACCTTCTTAGGCGCGATACCATGTATGGAAAGCCATTCCAGCATTAGGCCAAAGCCATCATAGCTGTTCTTAAAAACATGGTGAAGGGGCTTGTCGAAACAGGCCTGTGTAACAACAGCAACATCGATGGTTGATTTGGAAATATCTATTCCAACAAATAGTTCATAATTCATAACTTTACGGTTAAGTGAAATGGAAATCCTAAAGTTGAATAAAACTGAATCCCTTAATAGTCCGCTAGACTAAAATTCTATATGGTTCTTGTTCAACTAAAAAGCAGAGGTCTGTTACAGGTTCTAGATCGTAAGTCTGGATCGCAGCATAGTTCACCTCTGCTTTTAAGGTTTCCTTTGTCAAATTTAATTCTTTGATAATCTTTCTCAAACCTAAGGGATGGCAGCGGTGTTTCATGTGAGTGTCACTCCTGCTTTCTGTTACAAGTCCTCGCTGTGCTACGGGCTTTTCACGTCAATCAGGTTTAGGAACGTAAAACAGTGCATTATATCCTCCGATACAATACTTCAAAATGGTAAAAACCCTTCCAAAATGAAAAGGTTTTTTGCGGCATTTTTTTTCTGATAAATAGAAAAACACTTCTATCACGCTAAAAAACAACAAGTTAATGAAGCTGCTAAACCCATTGGCATCACAATTGACCCTACGCCATTTATATTAATCAGCTGTTGTATCATTTGATAAAGAAACAAATCCAATTAAACCATATTTTTACTACAAAACCGTATAGATAAATTTAGGAATACGCAAACCAAATAACTTTGCTTTCTTTTGCGAAAAACTTTCTACCCTTTGCGGTTAAACTAAAAAAAGCCATGAAACCATCAATGATTTACAAAACTTCACAATAAATAAGTAAATCATGATAGCTTCATCACCATTAAAAAAAATAAAAACAGATGAAAATCAAGACCAAACTCCGCCTCGGATTCGGGTTTCTCTTTATAATCGTTTTATCCTTCGGATTAATTGCGCTCTTTTACTTGAATGAGCTTTCCGACAAATCGAAGGTGATCCTTAAAGACAACTACAAATCGCTGAAATATGTTGCCGCCATGCGCAATGTAATCGATCAGCATCCTTTTCCATTAAACAGCACGCAACAGGCAATATTTACTGAAAACCTAAAAAATGAGGGTTTAAACATTACCGAACCCGGTGAAAAAGCGGCTTTCCAGAAATTAGAAATCGCTTTTAATGTGCTTAACGATTCGAAATCATCAGCCATTAAAGCAAACAGCATCAAAGATTTACGCGTAGCGCTCCAAAATATCGAGCAGGTAAATATGAAAGCCATTTACGACAAAAATGAGCTGGCCAACGAAGCTTCCTCAAGAGCCAACCTGTACATTATGATTGCGGCGACCTTGAGCTTTATTATACTCTTTACTTTTATTGTCAATTTCCCTGGTTTTGTGGCCAATCCATTGGCCGAATTTAGTGCTGCCATTAAACAGATCAGTCGTAAAAATTACAAACAACGTTTGCATTTCGAAAATGATGATGAGTTTACCGAACTGGCAGACTCCTTTAACGGAATGGTGGTTAAGTTAAACGAATGGGAAAACAGTAACTTATCTAAAATTAAATCAGAAAAATCGCGCATCGAGGCCATTATTGCTCAAATGCAGGATGCCATTATTGGCCTAAATGAAAAAGGTGAGGTGTTATTCTTAAATCACCTGGCTGCCAAGTTAATGAGTCTGGATGAAGATAAGGTTATTGGTCAGAATGTGGCCGAACTGATGCAAAAAAACGAGCTGCTTAAACGGATCATTAAACCCGAAACGAATGACAATACCTTAAAAATTTATGCCGATGATAAAGAATCTTATTTCCTGCTGGAAAACCGCGAAATTATCATCCCAAATTATGAAGAACAGGACGAAAATACATTAATTGCCTCATCTAAATCTGCCGGGAGTGTTTACACTTTAAAAAACATTACCCAGTTTAAAGAACTCGATGAAGCCAAAACAAATTTTATCGCTACGGTTTCACACGAGTTAAAAACACCGTTATCGTCTATCAAAATGAGTTTGAAATTGCTTAACGATGAGCGTGTAGGTGGGATGAATGACGAGCAGCACGAACTACTCAACCACATCCAAGAAGATAGTGACCGACTGCTCAAAATCACCAGCGAACTTCTAGATCTTTCGCAAGTAGAAACGGGTAATTTAAAACTTACTTTTGCCATCACCAAACCAGAAGAAATTGTTCAATATGCCATCGATGCGGTTAAGTTTCAGGCCGAGCAAAAATCAATTGAACTGGTACTCAACTGCGATCAGAATTTACCGAACGTGAATGCCGATATCCAGAAAACAGCCTGGGTAATGGTTAACTTTTTATCCAATGCCTTGCGTTATAGTTCCGAAAAATCGAAGGTAATCATCGATATTTTCCAAAAGGATAAATTTATAGAATTCTCGGTACGCGATTTTGGGAAAGGTATTGACGAAAAATACCAGAAACGACTATTCGACAGGTATTTTCAGGTGCCTACGGATGGTCAGAATAAATCAGGCTCCGGATTGGGACTGGCCATTTCTAAAGATTTTATTGAAGCCGAAAACGGAAAAATATGGGTGGTAAGCGCCATTGGCGAAGGCAGTAAATTTTGTTTTAGTTTGCCTGTTGTGGAGTAGATTCCGCGTTTTTAACCGCAAAGGACGCAAAGTTTAAGGCAGAGCATACAGGGAAAAGATGGATGATGGAAAATGGAAGATGGAAAACACACCGCCAACCGCTCAATGCCACGCGCTTACACAATATAAGGTTCCATTTCCTTATCAATGCTTTTACGTAGTTCCATTAATTTAACGGCATAACCATGCATGGCAATTTCTTTTTCGGTTTTGGGTTTAAAAGCTGGGATTGCCTTTGGTTGTCCATCATCGTCAACGGCTACAAAAACAATAATACAATGTGTATTCTTAACAAAATCGGTCTGCCCTACTGGTTTAGAAAAAGCATCAACAGCAATGTGCATACTGGTTTTGCCTGTATAAATAATACGTGCTTCCATTTTAACCAGGTGACCGATATGAACAGGGTGAAAAAACCTGATTCCACCAACATAAACCGTTACACAATAAGTCTGGCTCCATTGTAAAGCACAGGCAAAAGCAGCCTGATCAATCCATTTCATCATCATACCTCCATGTACCTTACCGCCATAATTAACGTCAGAAGGTTCGCTTAAAAATTGAAGTTCGATATGGTTTTTGGTTCTGGGCATGGTAATATTTTGTTAAAAATTGCTTGGTTTTAATGTCTTTGCTAAGATATTATAAAATAAGTTATTTTCCCGCAATCAGCTGTTATGATCTGTCAAGGTGACTCGACACAATTAACTGCCAATTACAAAAATAATCCCGCAGATTTAAGATGATTAACGCAAATTGATTATTTTTCTGCCGCTGTCAATGAGATCTGCGGGAAAGAACTCTCTTAGCTTTCGTCATTCTGAGTTCATCTCAGGATCTAACCAGCATGATAGATACTGAAATAAATTTTTAATCCGTGTTTATCTGTGTACATCCGTGGCTAAAACAATAAAAAAAGTCGTAGCGAGACGCTACGACTTGAAACAGTGTCAGTTGATAACAAATGACACCACTTACTTAATTTATTTCGCCATAATACTAATCGCATATCCTCCACCAGGTGCACAATACTGCGATAATTTCGTTTTATTGCTTACCTCCATTTTACGAATGGTATAGGCTTTAGGATTGGTTTCATAATGAGCATCTTTAGCATCGGCATAAATGGTTGCCGTGTATTTTTTACCTGGATCTAAAAAGCTAAAATCGATTTTAGAGGTTCGGGCTACCTCATCATTGGTGCGGCCAACAAACCAATTGTTTTTACCTTTCGCCTTACGCGCAAAAGTAATATAATCACCAGGTTCTGCTTCTAAAACTTTGGTATCGTCCCAATCTACTGCCACATCTTTAATAAACTGAAAAGCATCCATGTACTTATTATACGTTTCAGGCAAATCGGCAGCCATCTGCAATGGACTATACATGGTAACATAAAGCGCCAGCTGGCGGGCCAGTGTACTGTGTACAAATGAAATATTTTCAGGATTATAAACACTTACTTTGGTTTCGAAAATACCAGGGGTATAATCCATCGGTCCGCCAATTAAACGTGTAAAGGGCAAAATTGTAGTATGATCGGCATTGTTGCCACCAAAAGCTTCGTATTCTGTTCCTCTGGCCGATTCGTTTCCAATTAAGTTAGGGTAAGTACGTGCCAGGCCTGTCGGGCGAACCGCTTCGTGTGCATTCACCATAATTTTATACTCAGCAGCCTTTTGGATGGCATACAGGTAATGATTGTTTAGCCATTGCCCATAGTGATGCTCTCCTCTTGGGATCATGTTGCCTACATAACCACTTTTAACGGCATCATATCCATTGGCTTTCATAAATTTATAAGCCGTATCCAAATGGCGTTCGTAGTTCCTTACCGATGAAGAAGTTTCGTGGTGCATTATCATTTTAATGCCTTTGCTCGCCGCGTAACGGTGCAGTTCTTTTACATCGAAATCGGGATAGGGCGTTACAAAATCAAAAACATCATCCTTTGTTTTACCGAACCAATCTTCCCAGCCTTCGTTCCAGCCTTCAACCAACACCGCATCCAATCCGTTTTTAGCAGCAAAATCGATGTACTCTTTTACATGTGCGGTATTTGCAGCGTGTTTTCCATTAGGTTTAGTTTTTGCATAATCGGTTACACCTAATTGAACACTGGTTAAATCATTATAGGCCCAGGTACTTTTGCCAGTAATCATTTCCCACCAAACACCCACGTACTTGGTTGGTTTTATCCACGATACATCTTTAAATTTTGTTGCTTCGTTTAAGTTATAGGTTAATTTTGAGGTCAAAATATCACCTGCTTTATCGCTCACGATAATGGTTCTCCAGGGCGATAAACAAGGCGCCTGCATATAACCTTTATCGCCAATGGCATCAGGCGTTAACCACGATTCTAAAACCATATTTTTGTCATCAAGATTTAACGACATTAAAGAATAATTGATCAGTGCTGCCTCATGGATATTGATGTATAAACCATCTTTACTCTTCATCATCAAAGGCGTTTGTAAACCGGTTGGCGAAAAAGTGGTCTGCGATGCATTTGGTGTTACCGCGGCCTTCATTTTACCACGCACTTCTGATAAGTTTGACGTTACTGTACTGTATTCCTGTGTATCATAATCGCCCGGAAGCCAAAATGC
This genomic interval carries:
- a CDS encoding PAS domain-containing sensor histidine kinase, which gives rise to MKIKTKLRLGFGFLFIIVLSFGLIALFYLNELSDKSKVILKDNYKSLKYVAAMRNVIDQHPFPLNSTQQAIFTENLKNEGLNITEPGEKAAFQKLEIAFNVLNDSKSSAIKANSIKDLRVALQNIEQVNMKAIYDKNELANEASSRANLYIMIAATLSFIILFTFIVNFPGFVANPLAEFSAAIKQISRKNYKQRLHFENDDEFTELADSFNGMVVKLNEWENSNLSKIKSEKSRIEAIIAQMQDAIIGLNEKGEVLFLNHLAAKLMSLDEDKVIGQNVAELMQKNELLKRIIKPETNDNTLKIYADDKESYFLLENREIIIPNYEEQDENTLIASSKSAGSVYTLKNITQFKELDEAKTNFIATVSHELKTPLSSIKMSLKLLNDERVGGMNDEQHELLNHIQEDSDRLLKITSELLDLSQVETGNLKLTFAITKPEEIVQYAIDAVKFQAEQKSIELVLNCDQNLPNVNADIQKTAWVMVNFLSNALRYSSEKSKVIIDIFQKDKFIEFSVRDFGKGIDEKYQKRLFDRYFQVPTDGQNKSGSGLGLAISKDFIEAENGKIWVVSAIGEGSKFCFSLPVVE
- a CDS encoding acyl-CoA thioesterase, producing MPRTKNHIELQFLSEPSDVNYGGKVHGGMMMKWIDQAAFACALQWSQTYCVTVYVGGIRFFHPVHIGHLVKMEARIIYTGKTSMHIAVDAFSKPVGQTDFVKNTHCIIVFVAVDDDGQPKAIPAFKPKTEKEIAMHGYAVKLMELRKSIDKEMEPYIV
- a CDS encoding alpha-glucosidase — protein: MNKKLNQFFNRFAILTLICTVLFFGNAFGNVPGEDLKSPDGNLVVSFALAEGGVPTYSLKYKGKDVIKTSKLGLELKDGKSLLDGFTITDTKTSAFNETWKPVWGEVKEIVNHYNELAVTLTQKETNRYIIVRLRLFNDGLGFRYEFPEQKNLAYFVIKEEKTQFALAGDHKAFWLPGDYDTQEYSTVTSNLSEVRGKMKAAVTPNASQTTFSPTGLQTPLMMKSKDGLYINIHEAALINYSLMSLNLDDKNMVLESWLTPDAIGDKGYMQAPCLSPWRTIIVSDKAGDILTSKLTYNLNEATKFKDVSWIKPTKYVGVWWEMITGKSTWAYNDLTSVQLGVTDYAKTKPNGKHAANTAHVKEYIDFAAKNGLDAVLVEGWNEGWEDWFGKTKDDVFDFVTPYPDFDVKELHRYAASKGIKMIMHHETSSSVRNYERHLDTAYKFMKANGYDAVKSGYVGNMIPRGEHHYGQWLNNHYLYAIQKAAEYKIMVNAHEAVRPTGLARTYPNLIGNESARGTEYEAFGGNNADHTTILPFTRLIGGPMDYTPGIFETKVSVYNPENISFVHSTLARQLALYVTMYSPLQMAADLPETYNKYMDAFQFIKDVAVDWDDTKVLEAEPGDYITFARKAKGKNNWFVGRTNDEVARTSKIDFSFLDPGKKYTATIYADAKDAHYETNPKAYTIRKMEVSNKTKLSQYCAPGGGYAISIMAK